GCCTACCGCGACAAGTACACGGTGTACGATGAAATCCTGCTGCTCGATACCGGCGGCCGGGTGCTGGTGCAGGCCGACATGACCACGCCGGTAGCGCACAGCCTCGATCCGCTGCTGGCCGCCACCCTGGCCGCCGACGGCTACGTGGAAACCTTCCGCGCCACCGACCTGCGGCCGGCCAAATCGCGCGCGCTGGTGTACTCGCACCGCATGCGCGATCCGCGCAGCGGCGCGGTGGTCGGCGTGCTGTGCCTGTGCTTCAATTTCGAGCAGGAGATGGACGCCATCTTCAGCGCCTACCGCGATCCGTCGCACCGCGCCAACATGCTGCTGCTCGACGCCGACAACCGCGTGGTCAGCAGCGCCGATCCGCTGTGGATACCGGCCGGCGTGCAGGTCCCGGTCAACACGCAAGGCGCCGGCGGCGCGGCCCGGCCATTGCTGTTCGGCGGCCGCGAATACCTGGTGCAAACCTTCGGCTGCAACGACTACCAGGGCTACCCCGGCCCCACCGGCTGGAAGGCGCAATTGATGGTGCCGCTGGACCTGGCCTTCCGCGACAGCGGCGCCGACGTGATCGAAGGCGCCGATGCGCAACTGGTGCAGGGACTGCTGTCGCATGCACAAGCCTTCAGTCCGCCGCTGCACGAGTTGATGACCGCCGTCACACGCACCACCCGCACCATCGGCCGCATCGTCTGGAACGGCAAGGTGACCAGCCACGGCGACGGCAATGGCAATCGCCTCAACACCATCCTCGACCAGATCAGCGGCACCGGCGCGCGCAGCGATGCGCTGTTCTCGCGCTCGATCCGCGACCTGTACCAGACCGTGCTGGCGGCCAGCATCAGCCAGGCCGAACTGACCGCGCAATTGCTGGTCGATATGCTGGACCGCAACCTGTACGAGCGCGCCAACGACTGCCGCTGGTGGGCGCTCACCGCCCAATTGCGGCGCGGCCTAGCCGAAGGTGGCGACGACGACGCCATCAAAACGGTGCTGGCCCACATCAACCGCCTGTACACCGTGTATGCGCGGCTGTTCGTGTACGACCGCCAGGGCCGCATTGTCGCAGCCACCGGCGCCGGGCCGCTGCCATGCACCCACGTCGATGCCGACACCCTGGGCCGCGTCTGCGCACTGCGCAGCGAACTCGATCACCACGTGGAACGGTTCGCACCGTCGGCGTTGTACGGCGGCGCGCCCACCTTCATCTATCACGCCGCCATCCGCCACCCGGAGCAGGCGGCCAACGTGGTGGGCGGCATCGGCGTGGTCTTCGATGCGGGGCCGGAGCTGGCCAATATGCTGCACAGCGGCGTGGCGGGACGAAGCAATATGCACGCATACTTCATCACGCCGGAACGGCAGGTGCTGGCCAGCACCAACGCTGCCCACCCTCCGGGCGCCACGCTGGCGCTGCCGGCCACGCAACTGGCTGCACTGCTGGCGGCGGCCGACCGCAATGGCCGCAGCAGCGGCGCGCTGATGATGGAGCACGACGGCCAGTACGTGATCGCGGCCTGCTCGCGCGCGGCCGGCTACCGGGAATTCCGCCTTGGTGCAGGCGTGGAGCAGCCGGTGCTGGCACTGCTGCTCGAGTCGTTCGGGCCGGTGCGCGATGCGCGCGAACTGGCGGCGCTGGGCGCGCAGGCGGTGCAGGTGGAACCAATGGACGGCGCAGAAGCAGCAGGCACCGGGACCGGGACCGATTACGCCATCTTCCACGCCGGCGGCGCGCTGATGGCGCTCCCGGCGCGGACGGTCCAGGAAGCAGTGCCGTTTGCGCGCGTGCAGCGGGCGCCCGGCAACCACCGGGCGCGGGTGGGCATGCTCGACGTGGCGCCGGGCGGCGGCAGCAAGCAGTTCGTGTGGGTATTCGACCTGGCGCTGCTGGCCACCGGCCGCGCCGCCGTCATCACCGACAACAGCCAGGTGATGCTGGTCACATTCGGCGCGGGCGCCATCGGCCTGCTGGTGGACGACCTGCACTCGGTGCAGCAGTTTTCCGACGATGCCCTGACCGCCTCGCCCATGGGCGCCGGCGCCCAGGCGCTGGCGCCGCGCCTGATCATGGCTAACGGCGGCCACCTGCTGATCGAGGAGATCGACCTGGAGCGGCTAGCTTTGCGGCTGCGAACCTGACGCGCGGCGGCGGTACAGCATCAGCGTCGCCAGCAGGCCGCACACGGCGGCAAAGGTGAGCCACCAGCCGGGTGCACTCTTGTCGCCGGTCGCCTCGATCAGGCCGGTGGCTACCGCCGGCGTGAAGCCGCCGAAGATCGCGGTGGCCAGGCTGTAGGCCAGCGAGAAGCCGACGGTGCGCACCTCGACGGGCATGACCTCGGTGAGCGCCACCACCATGGCGCCGTTGTAGCTGGCGTACAGGAACGACAGCCACAGCTCCACTTCCAGCATGCGCGTAAAGCTCGGCGCCTGCACCAGCCAGTGCAGCGCCGGCCAGGCGGTGAGGATGGCCAGCACGGTGCAGCCGACCAGCAACGGACGACGGCCCACGCGGTCGGACAGCGCCCCCATCACCGGCAGCCAGATAAAGTTCGATACGCCCACGCACAGCGTGACCAGCAGCGCCGCGCTGGTACTCAGGTGCAGCACCGATTTACCGAACGTGGGCGTGTACACGGTGATCAGGTAGAACGACACGCTGGTCATCGACACCAGCATCATGCCCGAGACGATCAGGCCCCAGTTGGCCACCATCGAGCGGAAGATTTCGCGCAGCTCGGGGCGGTGCTTGCGGTTCCTGAATTCCTCGGTTTCCTGTAGCGAGCGGCGGATCATGAACAGCACCGGCACGATCATGCAGCCGACAAAGAACGGCAAACGCCAGCCCCACTCGGCGACCTGGGCGGGCGCCAGCAGTTGATTGAGGCCGAAGCCCAGCGCAGCGGCGACCACGATCGCCACCTGCTGGCTGGCCGACTGCCAGCTCACATAAAAGCCCTTGCGCCCCGGCGTGGCCATCTCCGCCAGGTACACCGATACCCCGCCAAGTTCCACGCCGGCCGAGAAGCCCTGCAACAGGCGGCCCGTGAGCACCAGCAGCGGCGCGGCATAGCCGATGGTGGCGTAGCCGGGCACGCAGGCGATCAGCAGCGTGCCGGCTGCCATCAGCGCCAGCGTGACGATCAGGCCCTTGCGGCGGCCCACGCGGTCGACGTAGGCGCCAAGGATGATGGCGCCCAGGGGCCGCATCAAAAAGCCGGCGCCGAAGGTCATGAAGGTCATCATCAGCGACGCCACCTCGTCGCCGGCCGGGAAGAAGGCGGCGGCAATGGCATTGGCATAAAAGCCGAACAGGAAAAAGTCGAACATCTCCATGAAGTTGCCGCTGACAACGCGGAACACGGTGCCCGCGCGCGATGGCACGGCAGGCGCCGGCGGAATGGGGAGACTGGAAGGAATGGCTGGCATGGCTACCTCGGGTTGACAATATATTGACGAACTTTGTCAGCCCATTATTAGGTATTTCATTAGTAAAGTAAATCGGTAGTTTCCCTGGCTTTTGCCAGGGTCGCTGGCCTATTTCGTATCCCCACTGCAACACATCGGGCCATTTACAACGATTTGTCGCCGCCGGTGCAGCGCGCCGGTAAAATCGACCATGTTAAAAAATGCAATCTGATCGAGGAACCCATGCGCCGCGTCCCGCTCGTCCCCTTATTTGCCACCTTATTTGCCGCCACCCTGCCCTGGTCGGCCAGCGCCGCCGAATCGATACGCACGGTAGCGCCGTTCATCGCAGTCGATGCCAGGGGCGCGTTTGCCATGACGGTCGAAGCGGGCAAGACGCAGACGGTCAAAATCTCCGGCGACGATGCATTCGTGGCCGCGCTGGAAACCCGCGTGGTGGACAACGAGCTGCAGATCACGGTCAACGGCAAGCAATACAAGAACAGCAAGGGCGATCCGCGCGTGACCATCACCCTGCCTTCGCTCAGCCGGGTCAAGGTGGAAGGCGCGGGCGAAACCATCATCACCGGCGTGACCAGCGACCGCCTCGACGTGGGCTACCGGGGCGCGGGCCGGCTCACCGCCAGCGGCAAGGTCAAATACCTGCGCCTGAATGCGAAAGGCGTGGGCGAAGTCGATACGAAAGGCCTGCATGCCGAGCGCGTGGACGTCAACTTCAGCGGCGTGGGCGATGTCAGCGTGTACGCCACCGACACCGTCAACGCGGTGGCCAAGGGCATGGGTTCGCTGACCTACTACGGCAAGCCGAAAACCATCAACAAGTCGGTCTCGGGCATCGGCAACGTCAGCGCCGGCGACTGACTTCCGCCAACCACCACACCGGGGGCAGCGTGGCTGAACCGAACGACATCGCCCATTGGCGCGCACGGATCTTCGAGCGGCTGCTGCAGATGGTATTCGTGCTCGGGCTGTTGACGGCGGTGCCCAGTTCCCTGCTGTCGATCAAGCTGGGACTGTGGTCGATCGTCGTCATGGACTGCGTTGCGATGACCTGGATCGGCGCCATCCTGCTGCTGCGGCGCGTGTCGTACACCATCCGCGTGGTCAACTTCCTGGTGGTGGCGTTCCTGGTGGGCGTGGGCCTGATGCTCACCGTGGGACCGGTCAGCCAGACCTACCTGATGGCCGTGCCAGTGCTGGCGGCGCTGCTGCTCGGCCTGTGGCCCGCGATCTGCTTCCTGCTGCTGGCCGGGCTGGCGGTGCTGCTGCTCAGTCTTGAAAAAACCTCGCCGATGAATATCGCCGCGCTGTCCGACTACGGTTTGCCCACGGCGACCGTCCTGGCGGTCAATTTCATGTTCATGACGGCCGTGCTCACGCTGTGCTGCGCGGTGCTGCTGCAACGGCTGGCGCGCTCGTTCAACGAGCTGCACCTGCATTCGCAGGACAACCACCGGCTGGCATTCTACGACGTGCTCACCGGCCTGCCCAACCGCCGCCTGCTGATGGACCGCATCGAACAGCTGCTGGCCAGCTCGCAGCGCGGCGCCACCTTCAGCGCCGTGATGTTCGTCGATCTCGACCGCTTCAAGACCATCAACGACGCCCGTGGCCACGCCATCGGCGACGCCGTGCTATGCAAGGTGGCCGCGCGGCTGGAACAGGCCGTGCGCAAGGCCGACACGGTGGCGCGCATCGGCGGCGACGAATTCGTGGTGCTGCTCGGCCACCTGGCGGATGACCTGGCCGGCGCCTCGCAGGCGGCGCTGGCCGTGGCCGATAAAATCCGCGCAGCCATCGGCCAGGATGTCGAGATCGACGGCC
This is a stretch of genomic DNA from Duganella zoogloeoides. It encodes these proteins:
- a CDS encoding chemotaxis protein CheW, coding for MFLPYMPDVARCELSLRELNQMWQLIESSAKMNCPAEARLLLPAMVATRTGFAHLEQALIANLVQEKVNQVLANLGTQARYAIDILVRNLFERTADVGFLATDADLCTFVADFADDSDHDHHRASLDAARRRLAAYRDKYTVYDEILLLDTGGRVLVQADMTTPVAHSLDPLLAATLAADGYVETFRATDLRPAKSRALVYSHRMRDPRSGAVVGVLCLCFNFEQEMDAIFSAYRDPSHRANMLLLDADNRVVSSADPLWIPAGVQVPVNTQGAGGAARPLLFGGREYLVQTFGCNDYQGYPGPTGWKAQLMVPLDLAFRDSGADVIEGADAQLVQGLLSHAQAFSPPLHELMTAVTRTTRTIGRIVWNGKVTSHGDGNGNRLNTILDQISGTGARSDALFSRSIRDLYQTVLAASISQAELTAQLLVDMLDRNLYERANDCRWWALTAQLRRGLAEGGDDDAIKTVLAHINRLYTVYARLFVYDRQGRIVAATGAGPLPCTHVDADTLGRVCALRSELDHHVERFAPSALYGGAPTFIYHAAIRHPEQAANVVGGIGVVFDAGPELANMLHSGVAGRSNMHAYFITPERQVLASTNAAHPPGATLALPATQLAALLAAADRNGRSSGALMMEHDGQYVIAACSRAAGYREFRLGAGVEQPVLALLLESFGPVRDARELAALGAQAVQVEPMDGAEAAGTGTGTDYAIFHAGGALMALPARTVQEAVPFARVQRAPGNHRARVGMLDVAPGGGSKQFVWVFDLALLATGRAAVITDNSQVMLVTFGAGAIGLLVDDLHSVQQFSDDALTASPMGAGAQALAPRLIMANGGHLLIEEIDLERLALRLRT
- the tcuC gene encoding MFS transporter, whose translation is MPAIPSSLPIPPAPAVPSRAGTVFRVVSGNFMEMFDFFLFGFYANAIAAAFFPAGDEVASLMMTFMTFGAGFLMRPLGAIILGAYVDRVGRRKGLIVTLALMAAGTLLIACVPGYATIGYAAPLLVLTGRLLQGFSAGVELGGVSVYLAEMATPGRKGFYVSWQSASQQVAIVVAAALGFGLNQLLAPAQVAEWGWRLPFFVGCMIVPVLFMIRRSLQETEEFRNRKHRPELREIFRSMVANWGLIVSGMMLVSMTSVSFYLITVYTPTFGKSVLHLSTSAALLVTLCVGVSNFIWLPVMGALSDRVGRRPLLVGCTVLAILTAWPALHWLVQAPSFTRMLEVELWLSFLYASYNGAMVVALTEVMPVEVRTVGFSLAYSLATAIFGGFTPAVATGLIEATGDKSAPGWWLTFAAVCGLLATLMLYRRRASGSQPQS
- a CDS encoding head GIN domain-containing protein, translating into MRRVPLVPLFATLFAATLPWSASAAESIRTVAPFIAVDARGAFAMTVEAGKTQTVKISGDDAFVAALETRVVDNELQITVNGKQYKNSKGDPRVTITLPSLSRVKVEGAGETIITGVTSDRLDVGYRGAGRLTASGKVKYLRLNAKGVGEVDTKGLHAERVDVNFSGVGDVSVYATDTVNAVAKGMGSLTYYGKPKTINKSVSGIGNVSAGD